Genomic DNA from Corylus avellana chromosome ca4, CavTom2PMs-1.0:
tatcaTAATAGAGTTTTTGAGTTGTGAAGcactaaaatattaattgattttttttttattaatttaaaattttaaagtaagtgataatttatgaaaaaatgtCATTTAAATGTCTATCTATAAAACATGTTCTAtctagggttggcaatttttaatattataaatccAACACaaacttaacacaaaattaataaattagagTTGAGggatttgacccgtttaattgaATTAGTTAGGTTAATGTTGACATATACAGTCCTATACATATGTCTCGATACGACCTGAATCCGACACGCAACGTTGGGGTTAACAATTTTGACACGAGCTGTGAATCTAATATGAACCTAATGCGAAATTAGTGGATTAGAGTTGAGTATTCTaatgacctatttaattaaatgagtcaaattgtaattattttatatagtcttatactcatattTCGATACGACCTAAACTCGCTCAAACGTGGATAACTTTTTATAGTTCTATCTTACTTTTAAGAATAAATTCGAATACAGatctttaacaattttttcaattatgaACATTCCAGTGGGAGTAAATAGAGAATGCTAAGTGTtcttctaatgttttttttttgtgttatctGAGTCctagataaatatatatatattttttaaaaaaatgaccattatttatctcatttaaatttaaaaaaataatatacgcTTTTACGACCACGGTTAACATTTCCCGGGATAAGTTTTTACCCATAATGGCAGAAGAGAAGAATCAACGACCAAGACTGCGAGTCCACAACAAACGAGCAATCAATTCGAAAGACCTGATCAGTTCGTCCCCACGAGTGGGGCCTCAACCAAGCCAATTAAGCTCATGCTTTGTCAGGCCTTCACCAACCCCGGACCGGATTAGCGAGAGCGGTCCAACCAAACCCACTGGTTCGAACCGGACCGTTAACCCCCCATATATACCTCTGCACTTTCCTCTCCCCAAATCAGGCTCGACTGTTAACCAGGAGCAGAAATACACAGAAACCAGTACAcctaaaagaagaagaagaagaaaattcttAACACTAATGGCTACCACCGGAGAAGGAAACCAAAACCAAGCCGGGAGGCACCAGGAAGTCGGTCACAAGAGCCTTTTGCAGAGTGATGCTCTTTACCAGGTATTTAACTCAagattggaaaaggaaaaccatTGATAATGGGCTTTTTAAGAGGTTTTCtcatttttggatttggttttgtaGTATATATTGGAGACCAGTGTGTACCCAAAAGAACCAGAACCCATGAAGGAGCTCAGAGAGGTCACAGCCAAACATCCATGGTGAGCTCTGCTCTATCACCCATCATCATatatgatttttcttcttttgtaacttttatttattttttttgtttgttttctgcaGATTTTTACTGTGATTTAATTTGGTTTGCATTATGAAACAGGAACATCATGACAACCTCAGCTGATGAAGGGCAATTCTTGAACATGCTCCTCAAACTCATCAATGCCAAGAACACCATGGAGATCGGTGTCTACACAGGCTACTCCCTCCTCGCCACAGCCCTTGCTATTCCTGACGATGGAAAGGTGAAAAGTACTACAAAACATTACACATTTACAAATTAAACCTCTCAAAAATGAACCCAAAAGTAAAAAATCCATTTGTGATTGTTGCAGATCTTGGCCATGGACATCAACAGAGAAAACTATGAGCTTGGCCTGCCGACCATCCAAAAAGCCGGCGTTGCCCACAAGATCGACTTCAGAGAAGGCCCTGCTCTCCCACTTCTTGACCAATTGATTGGAGATGTAAATTTCTACAACCCccttcattctttttttctttaacctttcattaattgtttcaaaaataaaaggaaaagtttCACTTTCCCATCTAATctaccaaacatttttttcaatgtaTACCTtacacaaaaattttaaaaatacagctatgcccttaattttttttttaaaaaaaaattcaaaagtagtTCAATCGGGTATGAACCACGTTTAATGAagcgaatgtcactagttcgaatccccatTTCCCTTTCCCTTGTATGAACatgtaaaaaaggaaaaaatgacgACCCACTaccacattttatttttttttttcactttttcgaattttatatatttttattttttttaaaaaagaaagatattttgatcattttattCTCACAATAGGAAAATAGATGAGTAATTTAAAAGAATTGAAAGATTAAAACCAACACATTGCAagcttttaaagtttaaagttcAAGAGGAATGAGTcaaatttttccaaaactaaAACGCACGCATACTTGTTGCTAGCTCTTATAAGAGAAGTGTTAGAAAGCCAAGTaaatgatcttaaaaaaaactttaaactgACATGGCAagggttttttaattaaaaaaaatacaattttttttttcttgtctgtCACTCATGGTatgtcacgtcagtttgaaaatttttctgagtcatttgtttggttttctaaCACTTTTCCTCTCATGATGTAGTTAAActattgaattatttaatttatattttagcatGAATTGAAAATTCAACTTGAGTTCGGTTTCGATTAAAATTAAAGCTATTGAAATTGACGTGTTTGTTATTAGATACGTGTCTCAATTTTAACGGAATTGAACCCAAGCCAAATCCATAAAATCTAAactgaaaggaaaaaaataaatattaaaagcTAAGTTATTTGTGTGGTGAACAAAACAGGAGAAGAACCATGGGTCATATGATTTCATTTTTGTGGACGCCGACAAGGACAACTACCTCAACTACCATAAGAGGTTGATTGAGCTTGTCAAGGTAGGGGGAGTGATCGGCTACGACAACACTCTCTGGAACGGCTCTGTCGTGGCGCCTCCTGATGCGCCGCTTCGTAAGTACGTCAGGTACTACAGGGACTTCGTGTTGGAGCTCAACAAGGCACTTGCTGCCGACCCCAGGATTGAGATCTGCATGCTTCCTGTTGGTGATGGGATCACTCTCTGCCGTCGGATCAAATGACTGCCCGAACCAACACACAGGGGTTGCACCGTCTgattattttcctattttttcttttatttttcctttgggCTTTTCCCCTTGTATCGGTATCTGAATATGGACGGTGGATGATTGAAGAAGACCATATTTCAGTGGTGCTGATTAAATTTGCTGcgccaaatatgaaatatttgtatTTCAGTAATTTTATATGGTCTATATATGTTTATGTACGTAATACAATTCAATAAGATAAATCAGTTATGCTTGCTCAtaactgtttattttttattttttgtccttttttcaTTAATAGTTGTATTGTAGAaataatgttttgatttttctttttttgggaggaGGCAATTAAGTTTTAGGGGGTTTACTTTAGAGGCCggcaaattaattatttatcgCCTACCAACTACCACCGAACCATTATCGTATGACTTCCAACAATCGGTAAGTGGAATAAAAATACTGTTTCGACATCGGTTCGGtagatgataattttttttttttccgactTAACCGattttttcaagtgaattttgaattttatataatgAGTTTCCTTATTGTGTTCATCTAGCTAATTTGTGGTTGTCATTTTGGTCCGTGTTtcatgaatttactttttcatttcatttataaaaGCACATGCTTTATTGATTCGACAGTTACAAAGAAGATAATAAATCTTAACTGAAAATTACCCGACCACCCATTAACTGACTCACCGATTAATCGAAAAATTTGAAACTATTTTTTGTTGATATGAAGTCTATTAATTAACCGACTTTCACGAATCGATAAGCGAAAATACTCCTATCGACACCGACCAAATCGATACCGATCCCTAGTTTACTAATTGAAATTAAGACATATGTCTCTTAAGTTTTGATAATGGAATGTTTAGTTTGATTTTGGACGAAGCTTCATGCATGAACAATTTACCCAATAAGCTTTTAGATCATAGATAATCATATGTAAAGAGGAACAAGAATTTCTAACGTTAATTCTTCTTCAAACTCATTTATCACACTTATTTTGCAGTGATTAATGTAGCGTGTTTTAAATGACTTTCTATATCAGTtattttaaaagacaaaatattATAGGCTTCTAATATCGAGATATGAGAGTTTGActtcaacaaatttttaattaaaatgtcgTTATTTTAGGGTCATAtggaaaatatgaagaactCATAATAAACAAATGAAGATGCCCTATGCACTCATCACAACTTTAAAgttatctttattaattaaatcgtttataaaacaacaaataataaaataatgttaacACGCTATTGCCATTCTGATCATGGCTATGATGGCTATAATTTTTACACGTGGAAGATGCTTATTGGTGGGACGATGGGGGCTTCAGGCTTCCAGTCACCCACCCACCCCCACCCACCGAACTCAAAGATTTGGTGACCAAATTAT
This window encodes:
- the LOC132178513 gene encoding caffeoyl-CoA O-methyltransferase 1, which translates into the protein MATTGEGNQNQAGRHQEVGHKSLLQSDALYQYILETSVYPKEPEPMKELREVTAKHPWNIMTTSADEGQFLNMLLKLINAKNTMEIGVYTGYSLLATALAIPDDGKILAMDINRENYELGLPTIQKAGVAHKIDFREGPALPLLDQLIGDEKNHGSYDFIFVDADKDNYLNYHKRLIELVKVGGVIGYDNTLWNGSVVAPPDAPLRKYVRYYRDFVLELNKALAADPRIEICMLPVGDGITLCRRIK